Proteins found in one Choloepus didactylus isolate mChoDid1 chromosome 3, mChoDid1.pri, whole genome shotgun sequence genomic segment:
- the LOC119529272 gene encoding SH3 domain-containing protein C23A1.17-like, with the protein MASCSLKTSTSVACGPSPKAGSEQSPGGRWGPAWRRVACPSVACRGGEDTPDGGEGRTPGTLRGGGGCGARGGAVRLPLARPCPGDPGGPTRAPHLVFLAPVDQDVSEPPQFRSPRVSPPPPRLSVRLPQRLHSGSPRVPRARGRRGPAPQDAPPSSSAPLTPSPSFPLVPSGRPAAGGTETPRPPHRLLSCPSLSPRRGSLPRAGGLRVPSHPAFLPLWI; encoded by the exons ATGGCCAGCTGCTCCCTGAAAACGTCCACTTCGGTGGCCTG CGGGCCCTCCCCCAAGGCCGGGTCTGAGCAGAGCCCGGGAG GCCGGTGGGGCCCTGCATGGCGCCGTGTGGCGTGTCCGAGTGTGGCCTGCCGTGGCGGGGAGGACACGCCCGATGGGGGCGAGGGTCGGACTCCTGGCACCCTGCGGGGCGGCGGGGGCTGCGGGGCCCGAGGTGGGGCCGTGAG GCTGCCCTTGGCGAGGCCGTGCCCTGGGGACCCGGGGGGCCCGACCCGCGCCCCTCACCTGGTGTTTTTGGCTCCCGTGGACCAGGACGTGTCAGAGCCCCCCCAGTTCCGCAGCCCGCGGGTCTCCCCGCCGCCACCTCGCCTCTCTGTGCGGCTGCCCCAGCGTCTCCACTCGGGGTCACCCCGTGTCCCCCGCGCGAGAGGCCGGAGAGGCCCCGCCCCCCAGGATGCCCCCCCCAGCAGCTCCGCCCCACTCACCCCCTCCCCGTCCTTCCCCCTGGTCCCCTCCGGGCGTCCTGCTGCTGGGGGCACAGAGACCCCACGGCCCCCACACCGCCTCCTCTCCTGCCCCAGCCTGTCCCCTCGCAGGGGGTCTCTGCCCCGCGCTGGCGGCCTGCGGGTCCCCAGCCACCCCGCGTTCCTGCCGTTATGGATATAG